The following coding sequences lie in one Microbacterium sp. XT11 genomic window:
- a CDS encoding YihY/virulence factor BrkB family protein gives MSTDTPQKDTARPGVVARLSGAVIRWALSLRPVRAALLYTERRGPMLADSVTYRALFSVFAGVLLGFSVAALWLSGDPVAWKAIVAAVENAVPGLLGDDGVVDPSDLRQPLSLSIAGAVSSIGLIGAALGAIGSLRTAVRVIVGTAHDDVLWVWVVLRNLLLAIGIGASFVLSAFLTIAGRIGIRWLASLIGLDEDSALAEWSVRLLSLVLVFALDTALIAAVFRLLSGLSVSARTLWTGAIIGGAGLLVLQELSGLFVGGASSNPLLASFASLLALLIWLNFSAQVMLFACAYIATAHEESTDRVRARFGATTFQARRLQRAEIDLALAKDALRAAQEAAGAGAVAAPKTQAGASASGRTADASGRSRDH, from the coding sequence ATGAGCACGGACACACCACAGAAGGACACCGCCCGACCCGGCGTCGTCGCCCGCCTGAGCGGCGCCGTGATCCGCTGGGCCCTGAGCCTGCGCCCGGTGCGGGCTGCCCTGCTCTACACGGAACGCCGTGGCCCGATGCTCGCCGACAGCGTGACCTACCGCGCGCTGTTCAGCGTCTTCGCCGGGGTGCTGCTCGGGTTCTCGGTCGCGGCCCTGTGGCTGTCGGGCGATCCCGTGGCGTGGAAGGCGATCGTTGCGGCCGTGGAGAACGCCGTGCCAGGGCTCCTGGGCGACGACGGGGTCGTCGATCCGTCCGATCTCAGGCAGCCACTGTCGCTGTCGATCGCGGGCGCGGTGTCGTCGATCGGCCTCATCGGAGCGGCACTCGGCGCGATCGGATCGCTCCGCACCGCTGTCCGCGTCATCGTCGGCACAGCGCACGACGACGTGCTCTGGGTCTGGGTGGTGCTGCGCAATCTGCTGCTGGCGATCGGGATCGGCGCGTCCTTCGTGCTCTCCGCGTTCCTCACGATCGCCGGGCGCATCGGCATCCGGTGGTTGGCGAGCCTGATCGGACTCGACGAGGACTCCGCCCTGGCGGAATGGAGCGTCCGGCTCCTCTCGCTCGTTCTCGTGTTCGCCCTCGACACCGCTCTCATCGCAGCCGTCTTCCGCCTGCTGTCGGGACTGTCCGTGTCGGCGCGCACGCTGTGGACGGGCGCGATCATCGGTGGTGCCGGCCTGCTCGTGCTGCAGGAGCTCTCCGGTCTGTTCGTCGGCGGCGCCTCGAGCAACCCCCTGCTCGCCTCGTTCGCCTCGCTTCTCGCCCTGCTCATCTGGCTCAATTTCTCCGCGCAGGTCATGCTCTTCGCCTGCGCCTACATCGCCACGGCGCACGAGGAGTCGACCGACCGCGTGCGTGCGCGTTTCGGAGCGACCACGTTCCAGGCCCGCCGGCTCCAGCGCGCCGAGATCGACCTCGCGCTGGCGAAGGATGCTCTGCGCGCAGCACAGGAAGCAGCAGGCGCGGGGGCGGTCGCCGCGCCGAAGACGCAGGCCGGGGCATCCGCCTCCGGTCGCACCGCGGACGCCTCAGGTCGCAGTCGGGACCATTAG
- the lysA gene encoding diaminopimelate decarboxylase — MLSPADSPAPEWLVVPDDPNDLVASVWPASATRDVDGGIEIGGVRATTLAQTYGTPVLVLDEDEVRGRARAFRLAFDAAAADNGTTAQVYYAGKAFLCTTVARWVVDEGLRVDVCTGGELEVAIAAGVAPASIGFHGNNKSVAELERAVEVGVGTIIVDSAIEIERLAAITARIDATQRVLVRVISGVHAETHDFLATAHEDQKFGFPLADAEAAVARIREIPGLEFVGLHCHIGSQIFGVAGFRESAERVLELHAALLDGGPVPQLNLGGGFGIAYTRVDDPTPIETLAAEIVSAVAEGCAARGIDVPALSFEPGRAIVGTAGVTLYEVGTTKDVELGSGVTRRYISVDGGMSDNARTALYGAQYSARLASRQGVGEPRLSRVVGKHCESGDIVVDHEYLPADLAPGDLLAVPATGAYCASLSSNYNHVPRPPVVAVRDGRARIIVRGETIADVLARDAGLDAPHADGDQ; from the coding sequence GTGCTTTCCCCTGCCGACTCGCCCGCCCCGGAATGGCTCGTCGTCCCCGACGACCCCAACGATCTCGTCGCGTCGGTCTGGCCCGCCTCGGCCACCCGCGACGTCGACGGCGGAATCGAGATCGGCGGAGTGCGTGCCACGACGCTCGCGCAGACGTACGGCACGCCCGTGCTCGTCCTCGACGAGGACGAGGTGCGCGGACGGGCGCGCGCCTTCCGGCTCGCCTTCGACGCCGCGGCCGCCGACAACGGAACGACCGCGCAGGTGTACTACGCGGGTAAGGCCTTCCTGTGCACCACGGTCGCGCGGTGGGTCGTCGACGAGGGCCTTCGCGTGGACGTGTGCACCGGCGGTGAACTGGAGGTCGCCATCGCCGCTGGCGTGGCTCCCGCCTCCATCGGCTTCCACGGCAACAACAAGTCGGTGGCGGAGCTCGAGCGCGCCGTCGAAGTCGGCGTCGGCACGATCATCGTCGACAGCGCGATCGAGATCGAGCGGCTCGCAGCGATCACCGCGCGCATCGACGCCACGCAGCGCGTTCTCGTCCGGGTCATCAGCGGCGTGCACGCTGAGACGCACGACTTCCTGGCGACCGCGCACGAAGACCAGAAGTTCGGGTTCCCGCTCGCCGACGCCGAAGCCGCCGTCGCGAGGATCCGCGAGATCCCCGGTCTCGAGTTCGTCGGGTTGCACTGCCACATCGGCTCGCAGATCTTCGGCGTGGCCGGGTTCCGGGAGTCCGCGGAGAGGGTTCTCGAGCTGCATGCCGCACTGCTCGACGGCGGTCCCGTGCCGCAGCTCAACCTCGGCGGCGGCTTCGGCATCGCCTATACGCGCGTGGACGACCCGACGCCCATCGAGACGCTCGCGGCCGAGATCGTGTCAGCCGTGGCCGAAGGGTGCGCCGCGCGGGGCATCGATGTGCCTGCGCTGTCGTTCGAACCCGGTCGGGCCATCGTCGGCACCGCCGGCGTCACGCTCTACGAGGTCGGAACGACCAAGGACGTCGAGCTCGGCTCCGGCGTGACCCGCCGGTACATCAGCGTGGACGGCGGCATGAGCGACAACGCCCGCACTGCCCTCTACGGGGCGCAGTACTCGGCCAGGCTCGCATCGCGTCAGGGCGTGGGCGAACCACGGCTCAGTCGGGTGGTGGGCAAGCACTGCGAATCGGGCGACATCGTCGTCGATCACGAGTACCTCCCTGCTGACCTCGCCCCAGGCGACCTGCTCGCGGTTCCCGCGACGGGCGCCTACTGCGCGTCGCTCTCGAGCAACTACAACCACGTTCCCCGTCCGCCGGTGGTCGCCGTGCGCGACGGGCGGGCCAGGATCATCGTCCGCGGAGAGACCATCGCCGACGTGCTCGCCAGGGATGCCGGGCTCGACGCCCCGCACGCCGACGGCGACCAGTGA
- a CDS encoding homoserine dehydrogenase, with translation MTEYRRLRVALLGAGAVGSQVAALLLKHGDELADRAGATLELAGIAVRDVDAPRDVDLPKELFTTDAESLIVGSDIVIELIGGIEPARSNILQAIGSGADVVTANKALLATHGPELFEAADRVGASVYYEAAAAGAIPIIRPLRDSLAGDRVVRIMGIVNGTTNYILDRMDTEGADFADVLADAQRLGYAEADPTADVEGYDAAQKAAILASLAFHTAVPLDAVHREGITSVTASMIEEARAAGFVIKLLAVCERLDVDGAESISVRVYPALVPQSHPLASVHGANNAVFVEAEAAGSLMFYGAGAGGVQTASAVLGDVVSAARRHIAGGVGVGESTRANLPIVPIGHVTTRYQITLEVSDAPGVLATVAGILSDGGVSVATVVQTVEGEAEPTARLIIGTHRATEQALSATVDMLAGSSVVERVVSVLRVEGE, from the coding sequence ATGACTGAGTACCGACGACTTCGCGTGGCACTGCTCGGCGCCGGAGCGGTCGGATCGCAGGTCGCCGCCCTCCTGCTCAAGCACGGCGACGAACTCGCCGATCGCGCGGGCGCGACACTCGAACTCGCAGGCATCGCGGTGCGCGATGTGGATGCGCCCCGCGACGTGGATCTTCCCAAGGAGCTCTTCACCACCGACGCGGAGTCGTTGATCGTGGGGTCGGACATCGTGATCGAGCTCATCGGGGGGATCGAACCGGCACGGTCGAACATCCTCCAGGCCATCGGCTCCGGCGCCGACGTCGTGACGGCGAACAAGGCGCTCCTGGCCACCCACGGACCCGAGCTCTTCGAAGCGGCCGACCGCGTTGGCGCGTCCGTGTACTACGAGGCCGCGGCCGCGGGGGCGATCCCCATCATCCGACCGCTGCGCGACTCCCTCGCGGGCGACCGCGTCGTGCGGATCATGGGGATCGTCAACGGCACGACGAACTACATCCTCGATCGCATGGACACGGAGGGCGCCGACTTCGCGGATGTCCTCGCCGACGCCCAGCGGCTCGGATACGCAGAGGCGGACCCGACGGCGGACGTCGAGGGATACGACGCCGCTCAGAAGGCCGCGATCCTCGCGAGCCTCGCCTTCCATACCGCCGTGCCGCTCGATGCGGTGCACCGTGAGGGGATCACCTCGGTCACGGCGTCGATGATCGAGGAAGCGCGTGCCGCGGGGTTCGTCATCAAGCTCCTCGCCGTGTGCGAGCGCCTCGACGTGGACGGTGCCGAATCGATCTCCGTGCGGGTGTACCCCGCCCTCGTCCCTCAGTCGCACCCGCTCGCGAGCGTCCACGGCGCCAACAACGCCGTGTTCGTCGAGGCGGAGGCCGCGGGCTCGCTCATGTTCTACGGTGCGGGGGCCGGCGGCGTGCAGACGGCATCTGCGGTGCTCGGCGACGTCGTCTCAGCGGCGCGCCGTCACATCGCCGGAGGGGTCGGAGTCGGCGAATCCACGAGGGCGAATCTTCCGATCGTGCCGATCGGCCATGTGACGACGCGGTACCAGATCACACTCGAAGTGTCCGACGCTCCGGGTGTGCTCGCCACCGTCGCCGGAATCCTCAGCGACGGCGGCGTCTCGGTCGCGACCGTCGTGCAGACCGTCGAGGGAGAGGCCGAGCCCACCGCCCGGCTCATCATCGGCACGCACCGTGCGACCGAGCAAGCCCTCAGCGCCACGGTCGACATGCTCGCCGGCAGCTCCGTCGTCGAGCGCGTCGTGTCGGTGCTGCGCGTGGAAGGCGAGTGA
- the thrB gene encoding homoserine kinase produces MAVGRTVDVTVPATSANLGPGFDTLGLALSVYDTLEVTELPAGALEIEVSGSGADEIPRDGSNLIVRTIAHVYADAGRPLPGLRIVANNGVPHGRGLGSSGAAVTAGILAAKGLLAGDVEFSDADLLRLATELEGHPDNVAPALFGGLTIAWMGEKGPQHKKLLVHRGVSPLVLVPSYTMSTSKARSLQPPQVSTADAVFNVSRSALLIAALTQSPELLLDATADRLHQDYRAEAMPETQRLVQTLRRAGYAAVVSGAGPSVLVLADGPGSRQDAVEVANAAADTPWESLLLAVDVRGGTVGDRAEGST; encoded by the coding sequence ATGGCAGTCGGGCGCACCGTCGACGTCACCGTCCCCGCAACGAGTGCCAACCTCGGACCCGGCTTCGACACGCTCGGACTGGCTCTGAGCGTCTACGACACCCTGGAGGTGACCGAGCTTCCGGCCGGCGCGCTCGAGATCGAGGTCAGCGGCTCGGGCGCGGACGAGATCCCGCGAGACGGCTCGAACCTCATCGTGCGCACGATCGCTCACGTGTACGCCGACGCGGGGCGCCCGCTTCCCGGACTCCGCATCGTCGCGAACAACGGCGTCCCGCACGGTCGTGGCCTCGGGTCGTCGGGTGCGGCGGTCACCGCGGGCATCCTCGCCGCCAAGGGGCTGCTCGCGGGCGACGTTGAGTTCAGCGATGCCGACCTCCTCCGGCTGGCGACCGAGCTCGAGGGGCACCCGGACAACGTCGCCCCTGCACTGTTCGGCGGCCTCACGATCGCCTGGATGGGGGAGAAGGGTCCGCAGCACAAGAAGCTTCTCGTGCACCGCGGCGTATCGCCTCTCGTGCTCGTGCCGTCGTACACCATGTCCACGTCGAAGGCCCGCTCGCTGCAGCCGCCGCAGGTGTCGACGGCGGATGCCGTGTTCAACGTCTCGCGGTCGGCGCTGCTGATCGCGGCTCTCACGCAGAGCCCTGAGCTGCTGCTGGACGCCACGGCCGACCGCCTGCACCAGGACTACCGCGCCGAGGCGATGCCCGAGACGCAGCGCCTCGTGCAGACGCTCCGCCGCGCGGGCTATGCCGCGGTCGTCTCGGGAGCGGGACCCAGCGTGCTGGTGCTCGCCGACGGCCCTGGGAGCCGCCAGGACGCCGTGGAGGTGGCGAACGCCGCGGCCGACACCCCGTGGGAGTCGCTGCTGCTCGCGGTCGACGTGCGTGGTGGTACAGTGGGGGATCGAGCGGAGGGCTCCACGTAA
- the rho gene encoding transcription termination factor Rho encodes MENFSETQNDQAAPVAEAPAAAAGAEQTAEAAPARKRAPRRATTATAKAAAEKAAADAPAAGDEAPAADEAAPKAKAPRRTRAKKADAEAVEAPTGDTTSAPAADAPAATTAATTADSASSKDRGDKPSDTETAPAATKPASRGRRGSAKSAKADAEAPAEQQSEAPATDKNDQAPADNDAPTPAEAPEQSEGGGDEQGGRSRSRNRSRNRGRGQNGNGQNGEQQSAPADEEQGGGNGRNRQRNKRRGGGTVDEFETEIGEDDVLIPIAGILDVLDNYAFVRTTGYLAGPSDVYVSLGQVKKYNLRKGDAIVGAIKQPREGEQQGRQKYNALVKVDSINGLSVDDAANRVEFGKLTPLYPQERLRLETAPEKLTQRIIDLVAPIGKGQRGLIVAPPKAGKTIVLQQIANAIAQNNPEVHLMVVLVDERPEEVTDMQRSVKGEVIASTFDRPAEDHTTVAELAIERAKRLVELGRDVVVLLDSITRLGRAYNLSAPASGRVLTGGVDASALYPPKRFFGAARNIENGGSLTILATALVETGSKMDEVIFEEFKGTGNSELRLSRALADKRIFPAVDVNASSTRREEMLLSPDEVKITWKLRRALAGLDTQQALEVVLGKLKETHSNVEFLVQMQKSIPTLPSGAHGHDSNIR; translated from the coding sequence GTGGAGAACTTCTCCGAGACCCAGAACGATCAGGCTGCCCCGGTGGCCGAGGCTCCGGCGGCTGCCGCCGGTGCAGAGCAGACCGCTGAAGCCGCACCGGCGCGCAAGCGCGCCCCGCGGCGCGCGACGACGGCGACGGCGAAGGCCGCGGCTGAGAAGGCGGCGGCCGATGCTCCCGCAGCGGGCGACGAGGCGCCCGCCGCCGACGAAGCCGCGCCCAAGGCGAAGGCGCCGCGGCGCACCAGGGCGAAGAAGGCAGACGCCGAAGCAGTCGAGGCGCCGACCGGCGACACGACGTCCGCACCGGCCGCCGACGCACCGGCCGCGACCACCGCCGCGACCACCGCTGACTCCGCCTCGTCGAAGGATCGCGGCGACAAGCCGTCCGACACCGAGACCGCTCCTGCCGCGACGAAGCCGGCATCGCGCGGTCGCCGGGGTTCGGCGAAGTCGGCCAAGGCCGACGCCGAGGCGCCGGCCGAGCAGCAGTCCGAGGCCCCCGCCACGGACAAGAACGACCAGGCGCCTGCCGACAACGACGCGCCGACGCCCGCTGAGGCGCCCGAGCAGTCTGAGGGCGGCGGCGACGAGCAGGGCGGCCGCAGCCGGAGCCGTAACCGCAGCCGCAACCGCGGCCGCGGCCAGAACGGCAACGGCCAGAACGGCGAGCAGCAGAGCGCGCCTGCCGACGAGGAGCAGGGCGGCGGGAACGGCCGCAACCGCCAGCGGAACAAGCGCCGCGGCGGCGGCACGGTCGACGAGTTCGAGACCGAGATCGGCGAGGACGACGTCCTCATCCCGATCGCGGGCATCCTCGACGTGCTCGACAACTACGCCTTCGTGCGCACGACCGGTTACCTGGCCGGCCCCAGCGACGTGTACGTCTCGCTCGGCCAGGTCAAGAAGTACAACCTCCGCAAGGGCGATGCCATCGTCGGCGCCATCAAGCAGCCGCGTGAAGGCGAGCAGCAGGGCCGTCAGAAGTACAACGCGCTCGTGAAGGTCGACTCGATCAACGGCCTCTCCGTCGACGATGCGGCGAACCGCGTCGAGTTCGGCAAGCTCACGCCGCTCTACCCGCAGGAGCGCCTGCGCCTCGAGACCGCGCCCGAGAAGCTGACCCAGCGCATCATCGACCTCGTCGCGCCGATCGGCAAGGGCCAGCGCGGACTCATCGTCGCGCCGCCCAAGGCGGGCAAGACGATCGTGCTCCAGCAGATCGCCAACGCGATCGCGCAGAACAACCCCGAGGTGCACCTCATGGTCGTGCTCGTCGACGAGCGCCCGGAAGAGGTCACCGACATGCAGCGATCGGTGAAGGGCGAGGTCATCGCCTCGACCTTCGACCGTCCGGCGGAGGACCACACGACGGTGGCGGAGCTCGCCATCGAGCGCGCCAAGCGCCTCGTCGAACTGGGGCGCGACGTCGTCGTGCTGCTCGACTCGATCACCCGCCTCGGCCGTGCGTACAACCTCTCCGCTCCGGCATCCGGCCGGGTGCTCACCGGAGGTGTCGACGCCTCGGCGCTGTACCCGCCCAAGCGCTTCTTCGGCGCAGCGCGCAACATCGAGAACGGCGGATCGCTCACGATCCTCGCGACCGCGCTCGTGGAGACCGGCTCCAAGATGGACGAGGTCATCTTCGAGGAGTTCAAGGGAACCGGCAACAGCGAGCTGCGCCTGTCGCGCGCCCTCGCCGACAAGCGGATCTTCCCCGCGGTCGATGTCAACGCGTCGAGCACGCGTCGCGAGGAGATGCTGCTCTCGCCCGACGAGGTCAAGATCACCTGGAAGCTCCGTCGCGCCCTCGCGGGTCTCGACACGCAGCAGGCCCTCGAGGTCGTGCTGGGCAAGCTGAAGGAGACGCACTCGAACGTCGAGTTCCTCGTGCAGATGCAGAAGTCGATCCCGACGCTGCCTTCGGGTGCGCACGGGCACGACAGCAACATCCGCTGA